CTCAATCGCCTGACGGACGATCTCCTGTCCGTCCGGGGTCAGGGTGATTCGCCGAACCCGCCGATCGTGATCGTCCTCTTCTCGCCGCAGCAGCCCTTGCTGCGCCAGCCGGTCCACGATCTGGCTGGCAGCACCCGGTGTTACGCGAAGATCCTGGCCGATCTCGTTGACCGGGCAGGCGCCGCCATGATGCAGCCGCATCAGCGCAGCCACCTGGGAGTGTGACAACCCAGATTCCTTGACCCAGTTCTGAAACTCGCGCATCGATCGATGCATGAACAACTGGGCCCATTCCCTCAGGGCCTGCTCGAACGTCGGAGAACGCCCCATGCTTCACCTTTCTTAGTAGTTAAGCGCACTAAAGTATACTTGGCACCCAGCCATCCGTCCAGCCAGCTTGCCGATGCCGGCAAGGGCGTATAATCACCGCCGGTCCAACCCATGTATTCCAACCGA
The nucleotide sequence above comes from Anaerolineales bacterium. Encoded proteins:
- a CDS encoding MarR family transcriptional regulator; this translates as MGRSPTFEQALREWAQLFMHRSMREFQNWVKESGLSHSQVAALMRLHHGGACPVNEIGQDLRVTPGAASQIVDRLAQQGLLRREEDDHDRRVRRITLTPDGQEIVRQAIE